Proteins from a genomic interval of Paenibacillus sp. FSL R5-0623:
- a CDS encoding N-acetyltransferase family protein has translation MTFEEVTEQHLPEIRVIYNYYVMNTTISFHTEELDHDQIKSSVMNKDTRYKTYVILEYNQMMGYVLITQYKSKQAYDICGEVTIYLKPDILGKGLGKQALHFIEKIAKEQGFHTLIATICMENTRSKSLFERNGYEQCALFKEIGYKFDRKLDIGSFQKIL, from the coding sequence GTGACTTTTGAAGAGGTAACCGAACAACACCTCCCTGAAATTAGAGTGATTTATAACTATTATGTAATGAATACAACGATTTCATTTCATACGGAGGAATTAGATCATGATCAGATTAAATCCTCTGTCATGAACAAGGATACGCGGTATAAAACTTATGTAATTCTTGAATACAATCAAATGATGGGTTATGTTCTGATCACCCAATATAAGAGTAAACAGGCATATGACATTTGCGGTGAAGTCACCATATATTTAAAGCCCGATATTTTGGGAAAAGGCTTGGGGAAACAAGCACTACATTTTATAGAGAAGATTGCAAAAGAACAAGGATTCCATACCTTAATTGCGACGATTTGCATGGAGAATACAAGAAGTAAATCATTATTTGAGAGAAATGGTTATGAACAATGTGCTCTGTTTAAAGAGATTGGATATAAATTCGATAGAAAACTGGATATTGGAAGTTTCCAAAAAATATTGTAA
- a CDS encoding AAA family ATPase → MSKNLYIISGPPGVGKSTTSNLLVQTLDKSAYISGDVVSHFPVKGRGKPWLDKDTNDLTWKNISSLVKNLLDYKYDVVLDYVAFPEDIDGLLTELADYDVRIIYVVLMVDRQTIIRRDRLRAEEYQMKERSIILLDEFENHPDLKVDNKLYTNHFTEEQLPEIVSEIIKNDKYRVK, encoded by the coding sequence ATGAGTAAAAATCTATATATTATATCTGGACCCCCTGGAGTGGGGAAATCAACAACTTCAAATCTGCTAGTTCAGACTTTAGATAAGAGTGCTTACATTTCAGGAGATGTGGTTAGTCACTTTCCGGTCAAAGGGCGAGGTAAACCCTGGCTTGATAAGGATACAAATGACTTAACTTGGAAAAATATATCTAGTCTAGTGAAGAACTTATTGGATTATAAATACGATGTAGTTCTGGACTATGTGGCCTTTCCGGAAGACATTGATGGATTATTGACGGAATTGGCAGACTATGATGTTCGCATAATCTATGTTGTATTAATGGTTGATCGTCAAACCATTATTCGCAGAGACCGTCTAAGAGCAGAAGAATATCAAATGAAAGAAAGAAGTATAATTCTGCTGGATGAGTTTGAAAATCATCCGGACCTGAAAGTAGATAACAAGCTGTATACTAATCATTTTACAGAAGAACAATTACCTGAAATAGTAAGTGAAATTATAAAAAATGATAAATATCGGGTGAAATAA
- a CDS encoding GNAT family protein: MSRIYGERIVLREYQDSDLDYIKQWVNDPEITGTLSDNFLYPHSSYETEVFFRTMVEGKSSNKSFIIGLKDSLDYIGQIDLYKIDYKNRFACLAIVIGRKEFLGKGYGSEAIRVLQKFVFEELNLNRLELEVYEYNEIAYKCYLKCGFKEEGRYRKKIYKKGKYWDSVCMSILKTEYEQLG, encoded by the coding sequence ATGTCTCGTATTTATGGTGAACGGATTGTGTTAAGAGAATACCAGGATTCTGATTTGGATTACATCAAACAATGGGTGAACGATCCGGAAATCACAGGGACATTATCAGATAATTTTTTGTATCCTCATTCGAGTTATGAGACGGAAGTCTTTTTCAGGACAATGGTTGAAGGCAAGTCTTCAAATAAAAGTTTTATTATCGGGTTAAAGGATTCGCTAGATTATATAGGCCAGATCGATTTGTACAAAATTGATTATAAAAATCGCTTTGCATGTTTAGCAATTGTAATAGGGAGAAAAGAATTTTTAGGTAAAGGTTATGGAAGTGAAGCAATCCGTGTACTACAGAAGTTTGTCTTCGAAGAGCTAAATTTAAACAGATTAGAACTTGAAGTGTACGAGTATAATGAGATTGCTTACAAATGTTATTTAAAATGTGGCTTTAAAGAAGAAGGAAGATACAGAAAGAAGATATATAAAAAGGGGAAATACTGGGATAGTGTTTGCATGAGTATATTAAAAACTGAATATGAGCAATTGGGTTGA